The Obesumbacterium proteus DNA window GTTGGCTCAGGCGTTGCGATTTCACAGGCGGGGCCAGCGGTATTACTGTCTTATCTTTTCGCTGGTTTGCTGGTGCTGTTGATTATGCGCATGCTGGGTGAAATGGCGGTGGCGTCGCCGGATACCGGCTCCTTCTCAACCTACGCCGAACGATCTATTGGCAAGTGGGCAGGATATACCATCGGTTGGCTCTACTGGTGGTTCTGGGTTTTGGTGATCCCTTTGGAAGCCAATATCGCCGCTATCATTCTTAATTCTTGGCTCCCTGTGGTGCCTATCTGGCTATTTTCATTACTCATTACCGTGGCATTAACCGGCAGTAATTTGCTCAGCGTTAAAAACTACGGCGAGTTTGAATTTTGGTTGGCGCTGTGCAAAGTGGTCGCCATTCTGGCCTTTATCGTGGTGGGCACGATTGCCATCACCGGATTTTATCCGCATGTTCAGGTTAGCGGCGTATCTCGACTTTGGGATCACGGCGGCTTTATGCCAAATGGTTTTGGGGCAGTGATCAGCGCCATGTTGATCACCATGTTTTCTTTTATGGGCGCGGAGATCGTAACGATCGCGGCGGCTGAATCAGATACCCCAGACAAGCATATTGTGCGGGCGACCAACTCTGTGATTTGGCGTATTGCGATCTTCTATCTGTGTTCGATCTTTGTGGTGGTGGCGCTGGTGCCTTGGAACGCGCCGGAGCTGAAAACCGTGGGATCTTACAGCTCGGTGCTGCAACTGCTGCATATTCCGCACGCTAAATTGATCATGGACTGCGTGATCCTGCTATCGGTCACCAGCTGTTTAAATTCGGCGCTGTATACCGCTTCGCGCATGCTCTATTCACTGAGCCATCGTGGTGATGCACCCGCCTTCATGGGAAAAACTAACCGCAGTAAAACGCCTTATGTGGCGGTTTTATTGTCTACCGGCGCGGCGTTTTTGACGGTCATTGTTAACTATTATGCCCCCGCCAAGGTGTTTAATTTCCTGATCGCCAGTTCTGGCGCGATTGCGTTGCTGGTGTATTTAGTGATTGCGGTTTCTCAACTGAGAATGCGTAAGATCCTGTTAACACAAGGCAACGAGCTTAAGCTTAAAATGTGGCTGTATCCCTATCTGACTTGGACGGTGATCCTGTTTATCACCTTCGTGTTAGTGGTAATGATGTTTAGGCCAGAGCAGCGTATTGAAGTCGTTTCTACCGTACTGTTGGGGATTGCTATCATCTGCACGGTGCCGATTATGACTCGCTGGAAGGCGCTGTTTCAGTGGCAAAAACAGCCTCAGCAGAGTTTGAGGTAACGAAGGGGCTTGCTAATAATCTTGATGCGCCGGTTCGGTCAGTACTGAAACGGCGCATTTTCGTATAAGAGATCCTGCAACTTTGGTAGGTTATTCTTTTTGCTTAGTGGCTATTTGGGAGCTATGCCTATGACCGCCTCTTTACCTTATTCCACGTTTGACGGTTATCAATGGCTGAAAAGAGACATCATCCGCGGTATCTATCAGCCGGATGAAAAGTTACGCATGAGTCTGCTGACGAGCCGCTATGGGCTGGGCGTCGGCCCGCTTCGCGAGGCGCTCTCGCAGCTGGTGGCAGAACATTTGGTGACGGTGGTTAGCCAAAAAGGCTATCGCGTTGCCTCGATGTCGCAGGCCGAGCTGCTCGATATTTTCGATGCTCGAGCCAATATGGAATCGATGCTGGTGCAGTTGGCGATTGAGCGCGGCAAAGATGATTGGGAAGCGGAGATCCTTGCGCGTTCCCATATGCTTGCCAAACTAGAGGCCAGTGATGCCAGCGAAGATTTGCTGGATGAATGGGATCAACGTCATCAGGCATTTCATACGGCGATTGTTGCCGGATGCGGATCGCAATACCTGCTGCAAATGCGCGCCAGATTGTTTGATCTCGCGGCGCGCTACCGCTTCATTTGGCTGCGCGAAACCGTGCTTTCCGTGGAGATGTTAGAGAATAAACATCATGAGCATGATGAACTGGTGAAGGTGATTTTAGCCCGTGATGGAAAACGCGCCGGTGAACTGATGAGACAGCATTTGCTCACGCCGATACCGATTATTCGGGAGGCAATGCGGGGATAAGTGTTTTAGATATGGGGTAAGTTACATCCGCCTAAAATACTGAACTCCATATTTAAACTGTGCAGGCGTCCGAGGAAAGGTTGCTAGCGCAATCTCTCAATTATTCATGCTTGAATATTTTTATATTGGGGTAAGTTACGTCCGCCTAAAATCCCGAATTCTACCTGTGCATGGTGCAGACGTCCGTGTTAGGGGGCCAATCGCCGCCCCCTAACAACCCGGCTTGGCACCCCCTTCCAGCCCGCTACGCGGGTGCCCTCATTTCATCATTCCGGTCTTAACGGAACGAACGGCAATCGCCATCCTGGCTCCTCCGTTCTTTCGCCGACGTCCCTGTCGGCGAATCCTAACCGGCATGATTCACTCGGCTGTCCGGTAATGTGCCAGATAAGGTCAAACCCAAAAGACAAAAGACAAAAACTCTATCTGTTTTTAAGTTTAAGTTATGGCATTTAGAGCAGTGAAAACAGGATGTTTTCACGAGGGGAGGAGGCGCCAAGGATGGCGCATGCCGACCCGACGCGGAG harbors:
- the gabP gene encoding GABA permease, with translation MGQIAETNSLGGGLKSRHVTMLSIAGVIGASLFVGSGVAISQAGPAVLLSYLFAGLLVLLIMRMLGEMAVASPDTGSFSTYAERSIGKWAGYTIGWLYWWFWVLVIPLEANIAAIILNSWLPVVPIWLFSLLITVALTGSNLLSVKNYGEFEFWLALCKVVAILAFIVVGTIAITGFYPHVQVSGVSRLWDHGGFMPNGFGAVISAMLITMFSFMGAEIVTIAAAESDTPDKHIVRATNSVIWRIAIFYLCSIFVVVALVPWNAPELKTVGSYSSVLQLLHIPHAKLIMDCVILLSVTSCLNSALYTASRMLYSLSHRGDAPAFMGKTNRSKTPYVAVLLSTGAAFLTVIVNYYAPAKVFNFLIASSGAIALLVYLVIAVSQLRMRKILLTQGNELKLKMWLYPYLTWTVILFITFVLVVMMFRPEQRIEVVSTVLLGIAIICTVPIMTRWKALFQWQKQPQQSLR
- the csiR gene encoding DNA-binding transcriptional regulator CsiR, with the translated sequence MTASLPYSTFDGYQWLKRDIIRGIYQPDEKLRMSLLTSRYGLGVGPLREALSQLVAEHLVTVVSQKGYRVASMSQAELLDIFDARANMESMLVQLAIERGKDDWEAEILARSHMLAKLEASDASEDLLDEWDQRHQAFHTAIVAGCGSQYLLQMRARLFDLAARYRFIWLRETVLSVEMLENKHHEHDELVKVILARDGKRAGELMRQHLLTPIPIIREAMRG